CGGTGTTCACGTGGTCGCTCCTGTGGTACACGGCCGCGAACGTCGCGATGGCGTTCCAGGACACCGCCGCGGGCCTCAATTTCTGGCGCTTCGTCGTCGGGCTGGGGCTCGGCGTCGAGATGGTGACGATCGGCACGTACATCTCGGAGCTGGTTCCGAAACAGATTCGCGGCCGCGCGTTCGCGTGCGAGCAGGCGGTCGGCTTCGCCGCGGTGCCCGTCGTCGCGCTGCTCGCGTATCTGCTCGTGCCGCGCGCGCCGTTCGGCGTCGACGGCTGGCGCTGGGTCGTGCTGATCGGCGCGCACGGCGCGATCTTCGTCTGGTGGATTCGCCGCCAGTTGCCGGAAAGCCCGCGCTGGCTCGCGCAGCAGGGCCGGCTCGACGAAGCCGAACGCGTGCTCGCCGCGCTCGAGGCGAAGGTCGAGGCGGAGTACGGCCGGCCGCTGCCGCCGCCCGCGCCGGCCGAGCCCATCGCGCCGCGCGGCCGGTTCGCCGACATGTGGGTGCCGCCTTACCGCAAGCGCACGGTGATGATGACGATCTTCAACGTGTTCCAGACGGTGGGCTTCTACGGCTTCGCGAACTGGGTGCCGACGCTGCTCATCAAGCAGGGAATCACCGTCACGACGAGCCTCATGTATTCGAGCGTGATCGCGCTCGCCGCGCCGGTCGGGCCGCTGATCGGCCTCGCGATCGCCGACCGTTTCGAGCGCAAGACGGTGATCGTCGCGATGGCGGGCGCGGCGATGATCGCGGGGCTGTTGTTCAGTCAGGCGTCGGCCGCGTGGCTGCTCGTCGCGCTCGGCGTGTGCCTCACGCTCGCGAACAACATCATGTCGTACAGCTTCCATGCGTATCAGGCCGAGCTGTTCCCGACCGCGATCCGTGCGCGCGCGGTGGGCTTTGTCTACTCGTGGAGCCGCTTCTCGGCGATCTTCACGTCGTTCGCGATCGCGGCCGTGCTCAAGGGGTTCGGCACGCCGGGCGTGTTCGCGTTCATCGCGGGCGCGATGGCGATCGTGATGGCGACGATCGGGCTGATGGGGCCGCGCACGAAAGGCGTCGCGCTCGAAGCGATATCGCATTGACGTGAGCCGGGCGGACGGCGCGCGCGTTCGTTGCGTGCGCGCTCCGCCTGGCGGCGAAGGGGAGGCCGGCGGCGGGCATGCGTGCGGCGTGCCGGCCGTGCGCCGCGATGCCGTATTCAACCGAGCGGCATTCAGCCGGGCCGCTTAACCGAGCCGCATCAACCGAACTGCATCAACCGAACTGCATCAGCGAAGCCGCGTTAGGCGGCCCGCTCCGCGCACGTGGCGAGGCGATGCGGCATGCTCGAACGTCGGCGCGACCCGACGCGTACTACATGCATTCGTGCGACGCGGCGACGCCGGACGCAACCGGCGTCGCTTCCGTCGGTCGGCTCAGGCCTCCAGCGCGAGCACCGCAAACGACGCGAGCCAGTGCTCGCCCATGTAGTCGCCCGCGACGTGCTCGAGCGCGCTCGCGAGATGCGCGTCGGCCGCGTCGTCGAGCGCCGCCCGGCGCGGATCGCCTTGCGGCAACGCACGCGCGAGCGAGCGCTGGCACCACGCGCGGCTCAGGTTCAGGCCGTCGAGGTGCGCGATCTTGCCGTCGGTGCGGTCGGTGACGGTGGCGGGCGTGAAGAGGGTTGCCGGCTCGCGCGCGGCGAGCGACGGCAGGAACGCGTCGAACCACGCGAGAAACTCCGCCGCCGGCAGCACGCGGCGCATCAGCTCCGCTTCCATCAGCGCCGGCGACAGGAACTCGTCGCCGCTCGGCTCCCATGCCTGACAGTTCGCGTCGCGCAGATGCCAGCGCCGCGCGGTGTCGACGATCAGCGCTTCAAGCTCCGCACGCCCCGTCCGCCGTGCGAAATCGAACGCGAGCGACAGCGCGAACGCGGTGTTGAAGTGCGTGCCGACGCGCAGCGGGTAGGTCGCCTTCGGCAGGAATTCGGTGAAGCGCTCGACGAAGATGTCGGTCAGCGGCGCGAGCGTCGCCGACCAGCGGCGGCCCGCATCCGACGTCATCGACGCGAGCTGCGCGGACAGCGCGAGCAGCCATCCCCAGCCGTAAGGCCGCTCGAAGCCGCGATTGTGCGGCAGGTTCAGGTACGCCGCTTCGCCCGCCACGTTCTCGGCGGTGAAGTGCGCGTCGACGGTCGCGACGATGCGCTGCGCCTGCGGCAGATCGGCAAACCGGTCGAGCAGCCGCGTGACGAGCCAGTAGCCGTGCACGCACGAATGCCAGTCGTAGCTGCCGTAGAAGATCGGATGCAGCGCGCGGGGGCCGCGCACGTCTTGCGGGCCGGCGAGCGAATGCGTGAGCTTGTTCGGATATTCGCGCGTCAGGTGGCCGAGCGCGAGGTTCGCGAATTGCGAGGCGAGAGCGGGCGTCAGTTGTCGGGCGGTCATGGCGAGGGCGTCGAAATATGAACGGCGCGCATCGCGCGCCGCGCTCGACGTCATGTTACCCGCCGATGCCCGCGCGTGCGCGAACGGCGAAGACGCCCGCCGAGTGCGCCGCGCGGCCTAGGAGCCGCAGTGCAACCGGCGGTAGCGCGTTTCGAGCTCGATCTGCTGCTCGCTGCGCTCGCGCTGTTCCTTGGCTTCCCGCTCGGTGGCCGGATATGGCTTGCGCGCCCACGGGCGGCTCCGGTAGTCGGACGCCTGCGGCGCGAAACTTGACGGCGCATGGCCGTTCGCGGAAGGCAGCGGCCGCGACGGCGGCGGCTCGTAGACGGGCGGCGCGGGAACTTTCCACGGCGTCGAGTGGTTGATCGTGCTCGGTGCGAGCAGCGCAGGCGGGGCCGAGCGCACGGCGGCTTCCGTGTGGCGCGCCAGATTGTCGATCTTCGCGGCGAGCGCGTCGCATTCCTCCTGCCGGCCTTGATCCTGCGCGAACGCGAAGTTGCGCTGCAACGGGGCCGCGTACTGCGGCTTCGCGTCGGGCGGCGCGTGTTTCGACAGCGTTTGGGGGGCGAGGCTGCCGGACGGCAGCGAACCGGCGCGGGCGGTGGCGGGCGGCGTCTGCGGGTGCGCTGGCGACGGCGCGGCTCGGGACGCCGGCGTCGCGCCGGACGCGGAGCCGGCGAGCGGCTGCGCTTGCGCGCTCGCGCCCACCGCGAGCAGGAGCGCGGCGAGTGCGGCGCGCGACATCGGGACATTCATGCGGCGAAGTAGCGGCGAAAATCTAACGAGCCACGGATCGTCTCATGGCAGGCCTTGCCGCGTCGACCGGATTCGTGTGGAGATTTGTCTCGGCGCGAGCGAGCGTTTGCTCGCGATGCGCGGCCATGCCGCGCCGAGAGAATATGTCCGGATCGTCAGGATCATCCGGATCGGTGGCGCCGGCCGGCCGAGCGCGCCACGCGGCCAAGCCGTGGCGC
The nucleotide sequence above comes from Burkholderia thailandensis E264. Encoded proteins:
- a CDS encoding MFS transporter encodes the protein MASTESASRASAQATAIDAGVISARLDRLPPTRSVWKLVALLSLGFFFELYDLLYSGYVAPGLVKSGILSATTRGLFGTTGVASFIAALFAGLFIGTIACGFLADRFGRRAVFTWSLLWYTAANVAMAFQDTAAGLNFWRFVVGLGLGVEMVTIGTYISELVPKQIRGRAFACEQAVGFAAVPVVALLAYLLVPRAPFGVDGWRWVVLIGAHGAIFVWWIRRQLPESPRWLAQQGRLDEAERVLAALEAKVEAEYGRPLPPPAPAEPIAPRGRFADMWVPPYRKRTVMMTIFNVFQTVGFYGFANWVPTLLIKQGITVTTSLMYSSVIALAAPVGPLIGLAIADRFERKTVIVAMAGAAMIAGLLFSQASAAWLLVALGVCLTLANNIMSYSFHAYQAELFPTAIRARAVGFVYSWSRFSAIFTSFAIAAVLKGFGTPGVFAFIAGAMAIVMATIGLMGPRTKGVALEAISH
- a CDS encoding DUF2891 domain-containing protein, which encodes MTARQLTPALASQFANLALGHLTREYPNKLTHSLAGPQDVRGPRALHPIFYGSYDWHSCVHGYWLVTRLLDRFADLPQAQRIVATVDAHFTAENVAGEAAYLNLPHNRGFERPYGWGWLLALSAQLASMTSDAGRRWSATLAPLTDIFVERFTEFLPKATYPLRVGTHFNTAFALSLAFDFARRTGRAELEALIVDTARRWHLRDANCQAWEPSGDEFLSPALMEAELMRRVLPAAEFLAWFDAFLPSLAAREPATLFTPATVTDRTDGKIAHLDGLNLSRAWCQRSLARALPQGDPRRAALDDAADAHLASALEHVAGDYMGEHWLASFAVLALEA